One genomic window of Pseudomonadales bacterium includes the following:
- the cyoE gene encoding protoheme IX farnesyltransferase: MAITALAGFAVTPGKSLSSLEVLVLALSVLGASAAAGAFNQYAERDLDARMARTRSRPFVTGAASHNKSWLWLIAALLLISVGMACWMFNFASGFHVFMGAFVYGVVYTLWLKQRTVWNIVIGGAAGSFAVLAGAAAADPSLNMPSLLLAAVLFLWTPPHFWALAIVLHKDYATAGVPMLPVVKGDETAAKIILVNILILVAVSLLPGFYGMGWVYLSGAILGGAYFIYKGVLLVHDANPKTAIRCFIASLVQLTLLLIAAMIDPLL, encoded by the coding sequence ATGGCCATTACCGCTCTGGCGGGGTTTGCAGTCACACCCGGGAAATCACTCTCCAGCCTTGAAGTACTGGTACTCGCACTGTCGGTGCTGGGAGCCTCTGCTGCCGCTGGCGCTTTCAATCAATATGCAGAACGCGACCTTGATGCACGCATGGCACGCACACGATCCCGCCCCTTTGTCACCGGTGCCGCCTCGCACAACAAATCCTGGCTGTGGCTGATTGCCGCACTGCTACTGATATCGGTTGGCATGGCGTGCTGGATGTTTAACTTCGCCAGCGGATTTCACGTGTTTATGGGTGCTTTTGTCTATGGCGTCGTTTATACACTCTGGCTGAAACAACGCACCGTCTGGAATATTGTGATTGGTGGTGCCGCCGGCAGCTTTGCTGTTCTTGCCGGTGCAGCAGCGGCAGATCCCTCACTGAATATGCCATCATTACTGCTGGCTGCGGTGCTATTCCTGTGGACACCTCCTCACTTCTGGGCGCTGGCAATTGTACTCCACAAGGATTACGCCACGGCCGGTGTCCCCATGCTACCGGTTGTAAAAGGTGATGAGACCGCCGCAAAAATCATTCTGGTCAACATTCTGATTCTGGTTGCCGTTTCACTGTTGCCAGGCTTCTACGGCATGGGCTGGGTTTATCTGTCTGGCGCGATCCTGGGCGGAGCCTACTTTATCTATAAAGGGGTATTACTGGTTCATGATGCCAACCCCAAAACTGCCATACGATGCTTTATTGCCTCTCTCGTTCAGTTAACCCTTTTGTTAATCGCTGCCATGATCGACCCGCTGCTTTAG